A genome region from Nitrosopumilus oxyclinae includes the following:
- a CDS encoding pyruvoyl-dependent arginine decarboxylase, whose protein sequence is MLDLVAKNLFLTKGKGVHEDRLTSFEYALRDAGIAGTNLVLISSIFPPKAKLISRKEGLKKISPGQILFTIYSKNQTNEPQRVCAASVGLAQPKDKDRYGYLSEYESFGQNEVQAGDYAEDIAAQMLASSLGIPFDADKAWNEKRQQWLISGEIYKTHNITQTTKGDKDGKWTTVFAAAVLLL, encoded by the coding sequence ATGCTAGATCTAGTTGCGAAGAATTTGTTTCTTACAAAAGGTAAAGGAGTTCATGAAGACCGACTAACTAGTTTTGAATATGCCCTTCGAGATGCAGGTATTGCTGGTACTAATCTTGTTTTAATTTCAAGTATTTTCCCGCCAAAGGCAAAATTAATTTCAAGAAAAGAAGGATTAAAAAAAATTTCCCCTGGACAAATTCTATTTACAATATATTCTAAAAATCAAACAAATGAACCGCAAAGAGTATGTGCAGCATCTGTGGGTCTTGCTCAACCAAAGGATAAAGATAGATATGGATATCTTTCTGAATACGAATCTTTTGGCCAAAATGAAGTTCAAGCAGGTGATTATGCTGAAGATATTGCAGCACAAATGCTTGCTTCTTCTTTAGGAATTCCTTTTGATGCTGATAAAGCATGGAATGAAAAGAGACAACAATGGTTAATTTCTGGTGAAATTTACAAAACTCATAACATTACTCAAACTACAAAAGGTGACAAAGATGGAAAGTGGACGACTGTTTTTGCAGCGGCAGTTCTTTTATTATAA
- a CDS encoding NADPH-dependent FMN reductase gives MAKIVIIVGSVRSERHGIKVAKWVVSKLKEKGHDVSLVDPLELDLPILDKMYKEMESPPEKLQNLQKILKEADGYVPITPEYNHSVSSALKNTLDYFLEEYFFKPSAIISYSVGAFGGITAGNHLRQILAEMGTLAISSQLPISKVHEVFDADGKLLDENYDRRFSRFLKEFEWYMSALSKQRESGMPY, from the coding sequence ATGGCAAAAATTGTAATCATTGTAGGTTCTGTTAGATCTGAACGACATGGAATTAAAGTAGCCAAATGGGTTGTATCAAAATTAAAAGAGAAAGGTCATGATGTTTCACTTGTGGATCCTCTAGAGTTGGATTTGCCAATACTTGACAAGATGTACAAGGAGATGGAATCTCCTCCTGAAAAATTACAAAATTTGCAAAAAATCCTCAAAGAAGCAGATGGGTATGTTCCAATCACACCAGAGTACAATCATAGTGTTTCATCAGCATTAAAAAATACATTAGATTATTTTCTTGAAGAGTATTTTTTCAAACCTTCTGCAATTATTTCATATTCTGTGGGTGCATTTGGGGGCATTACGGCTGGAAACCATCTCCGTCAAATATTGGCAGAGATGGGAACTCTGGCAATTTCTTCACAACTTCCAATTTCTAAAGTTCATGAGGTATTTGATGCTGATGGAAAATTATTGGATGAAAATTATGATAGACGATTTTCTAGATTCTTAAAAGAATTTGAATGGTACATGTCTGCACTATCTAAACAAAGAGAATCTGGAATGCCTTATTGA
- a CDS encoding TrmB family transcriptional regulator codes for MNSQNQISLFDNESDTAMYKHKLTLEKIRDELINFGLTKSQAKVFIYLGKYGSKTASEIAKALQLPRTETYHLVNSLQSMGLVVAELAHPTKYTAMDMKEAVSTLVKQEQDRIDTLANKEESLSEMWKEIPFFAVETDESKSEKMQLLHGTGPIMNKIKEMVNSSNEDFRIYGSVSDLLRMYHADVFDWVEEAPTNLKMVVTPLNQTPEFLSEMNSAQIRAMPANSENKCFIVNDKKEVLIFMRNATHPTRQVFAWWSDSETLVDMMSSLFELSWEKGEALY; via the coding sequence ATGAATTCTCAAAATCAAATCAGTCTGTTTGATAATGAATCAGACACTGCAATGTACAAGCATAAACTAACTCTTGAGAAAATTAGAGATGAATTAATCAATTTTGGCCTCACAAAAAGCCAGGCAAAGGTGTTCATTTATCTTGGAAAGTATGGATCGAAGACTGCTTCTGAGATAGCAAAAGCACTACAATTGCCTCGAACTGAGACCTATCATCTGGTCAACTCCCTTCAGAGTATGGGATTGGTTGTTGCAGAACTGGCACATCCAACAAAATACACGGCAATGGATATGAAAGAAGCAGTTTCTACATTGGTCAAACAAGAACAGGATAGAATTGACACCCTGGCAAACAAGGAAGAATCTCTTTCAGAGATGTGGAAAGAAATCCCATTCTTTGCAGTAGAGACAGATGAATCAAAATCTGAAAAAATGCAATTGCTACATGGAACAGGCCCTATCATGAACAAAATCAAGGAAATGGTAAATTCTAGCAATGAGGATTTCAGAATCTATGGCAGTGTTTCAGATTTACTAAGAATGTATCATGCAGATGTGTTTGATTGGGTAGAAGAAGCACCAACTAATCTCAAAATGGTCGTCACTCCTCTAAACCAAACCCCTGAATTCCTATCTGAGATGAATTCAGCACAAATTAGAGCAATGCCTGCAAATTCTGAAAACAAGTGTTTCATTGTGAATGACAAAAAAGAGGTCCTCATCTTTATGCGCAATGCAACACATCCTACAAGACAGGTCTTTGCATGGTGGTCTGATTCTGAAACTCTCGTAGATATGATGAGTTCATTGTTTGAACTGTCTTGGGAAAAAGGAGAGGCGCTATATTGA
- a CDS encoding UBP-type zinc finger domain-containing protein produces MAKECEHFTQERNVSQNTKNCQECEKEHLPIVALRMCLTCGHVGCCDSSIGKHATKHFEDTGHPVMQAVPENIWKWCYIHEEYFHSE; encoded by the coding sequence ATGGCAAAAGAATGCGAACATTTTACTCAAGAAAGAAACGTATCTCAAAATACAAAAAACTGTCAAGAATGTGAAAAAGAACATCTGCCAATAGTTGCACTTAGAATGTGTTTAACGTGTGGACATGTTGGTTGCTGCGATTCATCAATTGGCAAACACGCAACTAAACATTTTGAAGATACAGGACATCCTGTAATGCAAGCAGTTCCAGAGAACATTTGGAAATGGTGCTACATACATGAAGAATATTTTCATTCAGAATAA
- a CDS encoding transcription initiation factor IIB gives MVLEIVNADSTCGRCGKNSMLTDNVTGERFCGKCGYVITETLQDSGPEWRSFSKEGGADPTRTGAPTSLAMHDRGLATIISPMNKDSSGKPLTSTMKSTIERLRTWDSRSKVNASSDKNLRQALSELSTLKDKLSLSDAVIEKASYIYRKALEKGLVKGRSISALIAASLYAACRDTETPRTLKDVSDAGNIKKKDISRCYRILHQELELKMPVVDPVQCVARIASSIGITEKTKRFAVKVLKDAQAHEESAGKDPMGLAAAALYLSCVKNGEDKTQRDIAEAANVTEVTIRNRYKGLRLDQNMDTMGGK, from the coding sequence ATGGTTTTAGAAATTGTCAATGCAGATTCGACCTGTGGTCGATGTGGAAAAAATTCCATGTTAACTGATAATGTTACAGGAGAAAGATTTTGTGGAAAATGTGGTTATGTCATAACTGAGACATTGCAAGATTCTGGACCTGAATGGAGATCTTTTTCCAAAGAAGGTGGAGCAGATCCAACAAGAACTGGTGCTCCTACATCTTTAGCAATGCATGATAGAGGACTTGCAACTATTATCAGTCCTATGAATAAAGACTCATCTGGAAAACCACTTACATCTACAATGAAGAGTACAATTGAAAGACTACGAACTTGGGATAGCAGAAGTAAAGTAAATGCATCCTCTGACAAAAATCTTAGACAAGCATTAAGTGAATTATCTACATTAAAAGACAAACTTTCATTATCTGATGCAGTTATTGAAAAAGCATCTTACATTTACAGAAAAGCATTAGAGAAAGGACTTGTAAAGGGTCGTTCCATCTCTGCATTAATTGCTGCATCATTATATGCTGCATGCAGAGATACTGAAACTCCAAGAACTCTAAAAGATGTTTCAGATGCAGGTAACATTAAGAAAAAAGATATTTCAAGATGCTATAGAATTTTACATCAAGAGTTGGAACTAAAAATGCCTGTAGTTGATCCAGTACAATGTGTTGCAAGAATTGCAAGCTCTATTGGAATTACAGAAAAGACAAAAAGATTTGCAGTTAAAGTACTCAAAGATGCACAAGCACATGAAGAATCTGCAGGAAAAGATCCTATGGGATTAGCAGCTGCAGCACTTTACTTGTCTTGTGTAAAAAATGGTGAGGATAAAACTCAACGAGATATTGCAGAAGCTGCAAATGTAACTGAAGTAACAATTAGAAATAGATACAAAGGCTTAAGATTAGACCAAAATATGGATACGATGGGAGGAAAATAG
- a CDS encoding inorganic diphosphatase codes for MSKNFWHDIESGSDVPEIINAIVEIPKGSMNKYEYDKKHNMIKLDRVLFSPFHYPGDYGLIPQTLSDDGDPLDALVLVTNPTYPGILIEARPIGLLQMKDDGKLDDKIICVATNDPRYLHTADITDIEDHYRSEIAHFFQVYKDLEGKKVEILGWKSAKEAKIVIIESIKRYKDTLKKY; via the coding sequence ATGAGTAAGAATTTTTGGCACGACATAGAATCAGGTAGTGATGTTCCTGAAATTATTAACGCCATTGTAGAGATTCCTAAAGGGTCTATGAACAAGTACGAATATGATAAAAAGCACAACATGATAAAATTAGACAGAGTATTATTTTCACCATTTCACTATCCAGGAGATTATGGATTAATCCCTCAAACATTATCTGATGATGGAGACCCACTTGATGCACTTGTACTAGTTACAAACCCAACATACCCAGGAATACTAATTGAAGCAAGACCAATAGGACTACTCCAAATGAAAGATGATGGAAAATTAGATGACAAAATTATTTGCGTTGCAACAAATGACCCACGTTATTTACACACTGCAGATATTACAGATATTGAAGACCATTACCGCTCAGAGATTGCACACTTTTTCCAAGTGTATAAAGACTTGGAAGGGAAAAAAGTAGAGATATTAGGATGGAAATCAGCTAAAGAAGCTAAAATCGTCATCATAGAATCAATAAAGAGATACAAAGACACTTTGAAAAAATATTAG
- a CDS encoding Lrp/AsnC ligand binding domain-containing protein, with protein sequence MHKGFILLNCDLGAEEYIVDELKQMQDISNAYLTFGAYDVIAEIQTSNQDEFEKVIATIRKLSRVVSTMTLNVIVPE encoded by the coding sequence ATGCATAAAGGATTCATTTTATTAAATTGCGACTTGGGAGCAGAAGAATACATTGTTGATGAATTAAAACAAATGCAAGACATTAGCAATGCATATCTTACTTTTGGAGCATATGATGTGATTGCTGAAATTCAAACTAGCAATCAGGATGAATTTGAAAAAGTGATTGCGACTATTAGAAAACTCTCCAGAGTAGTCAGCACAATGACCCTAAACGTCATTGTTCCCGAATAA
- a CDS encoding DEAD/DEAH box helicase — MTKFKDLGLSDDVLKGITDQGFEDAFPIQEAVIPVLLSGRDVVGQAHTGSGKTAAFALSMLEKIQPKQGIQGLIMAPTRELAMQISDEIKKFGKHTGIRIATVYGGQGMGIQLDALHRGVEIVVATPGRLIDHLKRGSIELRDISHIVLDEADTMLDMGFVDDISFILDLAPEDRVMSLFSATMPTEILRLSEEYLNNPKQFLLDADDLSGEGIDQSYLVIKDRDKFKYLIDFIKPVKGQIIVFCSTKYRTRDVAKFLHQEKYNAVAIEGDMSQHRREQSMGKFRSGKADILVATDVASRGIDVPRVELVVNYDVPNQEMAYFHRIGRTARAGAKGRAITFVSYSSVGDWNLVKRQIKVPITDLNQEMGIQISIPDPLKRQTPSRRYGGQSRSNYSRGGRSGGYGGSRGGGNPRDDRSRRRSSDRDGNKNSYGGRSRW, encoded by the coding sequence ATGACAAAATTTAAAGATCTAGGATTAAGCGACGACGTGCTGAAAGGAATTACTGATCAGGGGTTTGAAGATGCATTTCCAATTCAAGAAGCAGTAATCCCAGTTTTACTTTCAGGAAGAGATGTTGTGGGACAAGCACATACTGGTTCAGGAAAAACTGCAGCATTTGCATTATCAATGTTAGAAAAAATTCAACCTAAACAAGGAATTCAAGGTTTAATCATGGCACCAACAAGAGAATTGGCCATGCAAATCAGTGATGAAATCAAAAAATTTGGTAAACATACAGGAATTAGAATTGCAACAGTCTACGGAGGACAAGGAATGGGAATTCAATTAGATGCACTTCATAGAGGTGTTGAAATTGTTGTTGCCACTCCAGGTAGACTAATTGACCATCTCAAAAGAGGCTCAATTGAACTACGAGATATCTCTCACATTGTTCTTGATGAAGCAGATACAATGCTAGACATGGGATTTGTCGATGATATTTCATTTATTTTAGATTTAGCTCCTGAAGATAGAGTAATGTCATTGTTTTCAGCAACAATGCCAACTGAGATTTTAAGATTATCAGAAGAATATTTGAACAATCCAAAACAATTCTTACTGGATGCAGATGATCTTAGTGGAGAAGGAATAGACCAATCATATTTAGTAATTAAAGACCGTGACAAATTCAAGTATCTAATTGATTTCATCAAACCAGTCAAAGGACAAATCATCGTATTTTGTTCAACAAAATATAGAACCAGAGATGTTGCAAAATTCCTCCATCAAGAAAAATACAATGCAGTGGCAATTGAGGGAGACATGTCACAGCATAGAAGAGAACAATCTATGGGTAAATTTAGGAGCGGTAAAGCAGACATTCTTGTTGCAACAGATGTAGCTTCAAGAGGAATCGATGTACCTAGAGTAGAACTAGTAGTAAATTATGATGTGCCAAATCAAGAGATGGCATATTTTCATAGAATTGGAAGAACTGCAAGAGCTGGTGCAAAAGGAAGAGCAATCACATTTGTATCATATTCATCAGTAGGAGATTGGAATTTAGTCAAACGTCAAATCAAAGTTCCAATTACAGATTTAAATCAAGAAATGGGAATTCAAATTTCAATTCCAGACCCACTAAAAAGACAAACTCCATCAAGAAGATATGGAGGGCAATCAAGATCTAATTATTCCAGAGGCGGACGTTCTGGCGGATATGGAGGTTCTAGAGGAGGAGGCAATCCAAGAGACGATAGAAGTAGAAGAAGAAGTAGTGATAGAGATGGAAACAAAAATAGCTACGGCGGACGTAGTAGATGGTAA
- a CDS encoding TATA-box-binding protein — protein sequence MTQTKPIIAIVNVVASATIEQKLDLVDITKKFPAVEYHPEQFPGAVFRLKSPKTATLLFGSGKMVCTGAKSQELAETAVFEVVKILRKGKIKIKNDPIVSIQNIVSSINLGGKVNLEQAARTLPRSMYEPEQFPGLIHRMLDPKTVILIFASGKLVCVGAKLEKDVHRSVNQIHALLEEKELMVYD from the coding sequence ATGACTCAAACTAAACCTATCATTGCAATTGTAAACGTTGTAGCCTCTGCAACAATTGAACAAAAATTAGACCTTGTAGATATCACTAAAAAATTCCCCGCAGTTGAATATCATCCTGAACAGTTCCCAGGCGCAGTATTCAGACTAAAAAGCCCAAAGACTGCTACATTGCTCTTTGGCTCAGGAAAGATGGTATGTACTGGTGCTAAATCTCAAGAATTGGCAGAAACTGCTGTTTTTGAAGTTGTGAAAATCTTGAGAAAAGGCAAAATCAAAATTAAAAATGATCCTATAGTTTCAATTCAAAATATTGTATCTTCAATTAATCTTGGTGGTAAAGTAAACTTGGAGCAAGCTGCAAGAACTCTTCCTAGAAGTATGTATGAACCAGAACAATTCCCAGGACTAATTCACAGAATGCTTGATCCAAAAACTGTAATTCTAATTTTTGCATCAGGTAAATTGGTGTGTGTTGGAGCAAAACTTGAAAAAGATGTTCATCGCTCTGTCAACCAAATCCATGCATTACTTGAAGAAAAAGAATTAATGGTTTACGATTAA
- a CDS encoding M3 family oligoendopeptidase has translation MSSYQLGKWDLTELVKNPKSPAFQKQIKELEKQAEKFEKIKSKLDPKMSSKQFMNILHQVEKISENMSRIGGYASLSYSSDTQSDEATALMTKMSKLGSEISNKILFFDLWWKTQVDDKNAKRLMKDAGEITEYLSHKRLFAKYALSEPEERIINTLDVTGISALVKLYDKITNSFEYKMKVGNKLKTMTREELTNYVRSTNPKIRETAYKTILSKYSQNKGVVGEIYQNIVQNWKDEGIEIRGYESPISMRNIGNDVDDKTIDSLLSVCKKNSPVFQKFFVQKAKMLKMKKLRRYDLYAPAAANIKEKNYSYDKSVKLVFESLGKFSTTLEEHARKVFNENHIDSSVRPGKRDGAFCSTLTPKITPFVLVNFTGKSRDVFTLAHELGHAVHSQAAQDRSILVQDAPLPLAETASTFSELLLYDNLSNKISDNEKKAMLSEKIDDLYATILRQSFFTIFEVDAHKQIGEGTTIDEISKTYLKNLKIQFGNSVSLSDDFAIEWSCIPHFYHTPFYCYAYSFGNLLALSLFQRYKKEGKDFVPAYINILAAGGSKKPEKLLSEYGFDITSPKFWQEGFDYVKDQVKTLSSLN, from the coding sequence ATGTCATCGTATCAGTTAGGTAAGTGGGATCTAACAGAACTAGTAAAAAATCCAAAAAGTCCTGCATTTCAAAAACAAATTAAAGAATTAGAAAAACAGGCAGAAAAATTCGAAAAGATCAAATCAAAACTAGATCCTAAAATGTCATCTAAACAATTTATGAATATTCTTCATCAAGTTGAAAAGATTTCAGAAAACATGAGCAGGATCGGAGGTTATGCATCACTATCATATTCTTCTGACACACAATCAGATGAAGCAACAGCACTAATGACTAAAATGTCAAAACTAGGTTCTGAAATATCAAACAAGATTTTATTTTTTGATTTGTGGTGGAAAACACAAGTGGATGATAAAAATGCCAAAAGACTCATGAAAGATGCAGGAGAGATTACAGAGTATCTTTCACATAAAAGATTATTTGCAAAATATGCACTAAGTGAACCTGAAGAACGTATCATAAACACATTAGATGTGACAGGAATATCTGCACTTGTAAAACTGTATGATAAAATTACAAATTCTTTTGAATATAAGATGAAAGTTGGAAACAAACTCAAAACAATGACAAGAGAAGAACTTACAAACTATGTTCGAAGTACAAATCCAAAAATTAGAGAAACAGCTTACAAAACAATTCTTTCAAAATATTCACAAAATAAAGGAGTGGTGGGAGAAATTTATCAAAATATCGTTCAGAATTGGAAAGATGAAGGAATAGAGATCAGAGGATATGAATCCCCAATATCAATGAGGAATATAGGAAATGATGTGGATGATAAAACTATAGACTCGCTACTTTCAGTTTGTAAAAAAAATTCACCAGTGTTTCAGAAATTCTTTGTTCAAAAAGCAAAGATGCTAAAGATGAAAAAGCTACGTAGGTATGATTTGTATGCCCCAGCAGCAGCCAACATTAAAGAAAAAAACTACTCTTATGATAAATCGGTAAAATTAGTTTTTGAGTCACTTGGTAAATTTAGTACTACATTAGAAGAACATGCACGCAAAGTATTCAATGAGAATCATATCGATTCAAGTGTAAGACCAGGAAAAAGAGACGGAGCATTTTGTAGTACTCTAACTCCTAAAATCACACCCTTCGTATTGGTAAATTTCACAGGCAAATCAAGGGATGTATTTACTTTGGCTCATGAATTAGGTCATGCAGTGCACAGCCAAGCTGCACAAGATAGATCTATTCTTGTTCAAGATGCACCTCTTCCTCTAGCTGAGACTGCATCAACTTTTTCAGAATTACTCCTATACGATAACCTATCAAACAAAATTTCAGATAATGAAAAAAAGGCAATGTTATCAGAAAAAATCGATGATCTGTATGCTACAATACTGAGACAATCATTTTTCACAATCTTTGAAGTTGACGCACATAAACAAATTGGAGAAGGCACCACAATAGATGAAATTTCAAAAACATATTTGAAAAATCTCAAAATTCAATTTGGTAATTCAGTTAGTTTATCAGATGACTTTGCAATAGAATGGAGTTGTATTCCTCATTTTTACCATACTCCGTTTTACTGTTATGCATATTCATTTGGAAATTTACTTGCATTATCATTGTTCCAGAGATACAAAAAAGAAGGCAAAGACTTTGTTCCAGCATATATCAATATTCTTGCAGCTGGAGGTTCTAAAAAACCAGAAAAACTTCTTTCAGAATATGGATTTGATATTACTAGTCCAAAATTCTGGCAAGAAGGATTTGATTATGTGAAAGATCAAGTAAAAACACTCTCTTCTTTGAATTAA
- a CDS encoding thioredoxin domain-containing protein, translating into MVENNLIHESSPYLLQHAHNPVNWYGWNNESLKKAKDENKPIFLSIGYSACHWCHVMAHESFENEDVAEFMNEHFINIKVDREERPDIDDIYQKVCQIATGQGGWPLSIFLTPDQKPFYIGTYFPVLDSYGRPGFGSICRQLSQAWTEKPKDIEKSAEKFIGALQKTETIQTPSKLERAILDEAAMNLFQLGDATYGGFGSAPKFPNAANVSFLFRYAKLSGLGKFNEFALKTLKKMANGGIFDQIGGGFSRYSTDAKWLVPHFEKMLYDNALIPVNYAEAYQITKDPFYLDVLKKTLDFVLRDMTSPEGGFYSAYDADSEGIEGKFYVWKKSEIKEILGSDADLFCLYYDVTDGGNWEGNNILCNNLNISTVAFNFGKSESEVREVLKSCSEKLLKVRSARVPPGLDDKVLVSWNSLMITAFAKGYRVTGDQRYLDAAKNCISFIEQKLLIDEKLLRTYKNGVAKIDGYLEDYSYFVNALLDVFEIEPDEKYLKLSIKLGHHLVNHFWDSENNSFFMTSDDHEKLIIRPKSNYDLSLPSGNSVSAFIMLRLYHLSQEKTFLEITTKIMESQAQIAAENPFGFGYLLNTISMYIQKPVEITLINTENSEIRKSLHLDYLPNSILITIQNSAQLDSLAKYPFFAGKLFGDKTSVYVCKDFTCSLPLHTLEEINSNL; encoded by the coding sequence GTGGTAGAAAATAATCTCATTCATGAAAGTAGTCCCTACTTACTTCAACATGCACATAACCCTGTTAACTGGTATGGCTGGAATAATGAGTCCTTAAAAAAAGCAAAAGATGAAAACAAACCTATTTTCTTAAGCATTGGATACAGCGCTTGCCATTGGTGCCATGTTATGGCTCATGAATCTTTTGAAAATGAAGACGTGGCTGAATTTATGAACGAGCATTTCATTAACATAAAAGTCGACAGAGAAGAGAGACCTGACATTGATGATATTTATCAAAAAGTTTGCCAAATAGCTACTGGCCAGGGTGGTTGGCCGTTGAGCATTTTCCTTACTCCTGATCAAAAACCGTTCTATATTGGAACTTATTTTCCTGTTTTGGATTCATACGGACGTCCTGGATTTGGCAGCATTTGTAGACAACTCTCACAAGCATGGACAGAAAAACCAAAAGATATCGAAAAATCCGCTGAGAAGTTTATTGGTGCATTACAAAAAACTGAAACAATTCAAACTCCTTCAAAATTAGAGAGAGCAATTCTTGATGAGGCAGCTATGAACTTGTTTCAATTAGGAGATGCAACTTATGGTGGATTTGGTTCTGCACCAAAATTTCCAAATGCTGCAAATGTGTCATTTTTGTTTAGGTATGCAAAACTATCTGGATTGGGAAAATTCAATGAATTTGCGCTCAAAACTCTCAAAAAAATGGCAAATGGGGGCATCTTTGATCAAATAGGAGGTGGTTTTTCCAGATATTCTACTGATGCAAAATGGTTGGTTCCTCATTTTGAAAAAATGCTTTATGACAATGCACTAATCCCTGTAAACTATGCTGAAGCATATCAGATAACTAAAGATCCTTTTTATCTTGATGTTTTGAAAAAAACACTTGATTTTGTTTTACGTGATATGACTTCCCCTGAAGGTGGATTTTATTCTGCATATGATGCAGACTCTGAAGGTATAGAGGGGAAATTCTATGTGTGGAAAAAAAGTGAAATTAAAGAAATCCTAGGAAGTGATGCAGATCTATTTTGTTTATACTATGACGTAACTGATGGAGGAAATTGGGAGGGAAATAATATTTTATGTAATAATCTTAACATATCCACAGTTGCTTTCAACTTTGGAAAATCAGAATCTGAGGTTAGAGAAGTTTTAAAATCTTGCTCAGAAAAATTACTCAAAGTACGTTCAGCTAGAGTTCCCCCTGGATTAGATGACAAAGTATTGGTTTCATGGAATTCATTAATGATAACAGCATTTGCAAAAGGCTATCGAGTAACTGGAGATCAAAGATATCTTGATGCTGCAAAGAACTGCATTTCTTTCATAGAGCAAAAACTTTTGATAGATGAGAAATTATTACGGACTTACAAAAATGGAGTTGCAAAAATTGATGGTTATTTGGAAGATTATTCTTATTTTGTAAATGCATTACTGGATGTCTTTGAAATTGAACCTGATGAAAAATATCTAAAATTATCTATAAAATTAGGACATCATTTAGTGAACCATTTCTGGGATTCAGAAAATAATAGTTTCTTTATGACTTCTGATGATCATGAAAAATTGATTATCCGCCCCAAGAGTAATTATGATTTATCACTACCTTCTGGAAATTCTGTATCTGCCTTTATCATGCTTAGATTATACCATCTATCTCAAGAAAAAACATTTCTTGAAATCACTACTAAAATAATGGAATCTCAGGCACAAATTGCGGCTGAAAACCCATTTGGATTTGGATATCTACTAAATACAATTTCAATGTATATTCAAAAACCTGTAGAAATTACTTTGATTAACACTGAAAATTCTGAAATACGAAAATCTCTTCATTTAGATTATTTGCCCAATTCAATTTTGATTACCATTCAAAATTCTGCTCAACTGGATTCTCTTGCAAAATATCCATTTTTTGCAGGTAAATTATTTGGAGATAAAACTAGTGTTTATGTTTGTAAGGATTTCACTTGCTCCTTACCTCTACATACTCTTGAAGAAATAAATTCAAATCTTTAG
- a CDS encoding DsbA family protein codes for MSLDDSEINHNNNEKISVKKSTFNGLLLGIIILVGVSAFFAGSYTSNLNSNQISTEDLDEAMAKLELKLLQNQLPTKQVAEPVKISMDDDPIIGNPDAPITIIEFSDFQCPFCARFHIQTLPLLLEEYIESGKVKLVFRDFPIQSIHPNALPASVAAECANDQNKFREMHDTLFENQNNWNNLETIDALSLFSQYASDIQLDQESFDLCLNSGKHIPEIQNDLNDGRDYGVSGTPGFFVGNDQIGFVELKGAQPFESFKKVIDAQLNS; via the coding sequence ATGAGTTTAGATGATTCAGAAATAAATCACAATAATAATGAAAAAATTTCTGTGAAAAAATCTACGTTTAATGGATTACTCTTAGGAATAATAATCCTAGTTGGAGTTTCAGCATTCTTTGCAGGATCATACACATCAAATCTCAATTCAAACCAAATTTCAACAGAAGATCTTGATGAGGCCATGGCAAAACTAGAGCTAAAACTATTACAAAACCAATTACCTACTAAACAAGTAGCAGAACCAGTAAAAATTTCAATGGATGATGATCCAATTATAGGGAATCCGGATGCACCAATTACCATTATAGAGTTTTCAGACTTTCAGTGTCCATTTTGTGCAAGATTCCACATTCAAACATTACCACTACTATTGGAAGAATATATCGAATCAGGCAAAGTAAAATTAGTTTTTAGAGATTTCCCAATTCAAAGTATTCATCCAAATGCATTACCAGCATCAGTTGCAGCTGAATGCGCAAATGATCAAAACAAGTTTAGAGAAATGCACGATACATTATTTGAAAATCAAAATAACTGGAATAATCTAGAAACTATCGATGCGCTATCATTATTCAGTCAATATGCATCAGACATACAATTAGATCAAGAATCATTTGATTTGTGTCTTAATAGTGGAAAACACATCCCAGAAATTCAAAATGATCTTAATGATGGAAGAGATTATGGAGTTTCAGGAACACCTGGATTCTTTGTAGGAAATGATCAAATTGGATTTGTTGAATTAAAAGGAGCACAGCCATTTGAGAGTTTCAAAAAAGTAATTGATGCTCAACTAAATTCATAA